Proteins encoded by one window of Rhodamnia argentea isolate NSW1041297 chromosome 6, ASM2092103v1, whole genome shotgun sequence:
- the LOC115749314 gene encoding ALBINO3-like protein 1, chloroplastic gives MSHSLTVAASNPVLSPFPRSSAAASPLLRRSLFGAPSSPQPPPLLRGTRCVARLGFNPDPESAEVFVKELFGRAEGLLYTIADAAVSSSSDAVTSTTVPKQDGDWLSGISNYMESVLKVLKDGLSTLHVPYAYGFAIILLTVLVKAATFPLTKKQVESAMAMRSLQPQIKAIQERYAGDQERIQLETARLYKLAGINPLAGCLPTLATIPVWIGLYRALSNVADEGLLTEGFFWIPSLAGPTTIAARQNGSGISWLFPFVDGHPPLGWSDTLAYLVLPVLLVFTQYMSVQIMRSSQSNDPSLKSSQAITKFLPLMIGYFSLSVPSGLSLYWLTNNILSTAQQVWLQKFGGAENPLKQSGSNNTIKLDETRNQKSASEFISTKKVQEKENLTVEGPRPGERFKQIKEQEERRRREREQQKKDAKLAVKEIPVADERHEKETSVQEVNNETRPPLVDKSTEEPQYANRTYHSSNGGAVVNGNLSSPELQEDKNASPARSDKGAVVTNNDVERSDN, from the exons ATGTCCCATTCTCTCACCGTCGCCGCGTCAAACCCCGTCCTCTCCCCCTTCCCTcgctcctccgccgccgcgaGCCCTCTCCTCCGCCGCTCGCTCTTCGGCGCTCCCTCGTCTCCCCAGCCACCCCCGCTCCTTCGCGGCACGCGCTGCGTCGCCCGCCTAGGGTTCAATCCCGACCCCGAGAGCGCGGAGGTTTTCGTCAAGGAGCTCTTCGGCAGGGCCGAGGGCTTGCTCTACACGATCGCCGATGCTGCCGTCTCGTCCTCCTCCGATGCCGTCACGAGCACTACGGTCCCCAAGCAGGACGGCGATTGGCTCTCCGGCATCTCCAATTACATGGAGAGCGTTCTCAAG GTCCTAAAGGATGGGCTTTCTACATTGCACGTACCATATGCATATGGATTTGCAATTATTCTCCTGACAGTACTTGTCAAGGCTGCTACATTTCCGTTGACAAAGAAacag GTAGAATCAGCTATGGCAATGCGCTCTCTGCAACCACAGATAAAAGCTATTCAGGAACGATATGCAGGTGATCAG GAGAGAATTCAACTTGAAACTGCTCGATTGTATAAACTAGCTGGAATAAATCCACTAGCAG GTTGCTTGCCTACACTTGCCACTATACCAGTGTGGATTGGGCTTTATAGGGCTCTTTCAAACGTGGCAGACGAG GGACTCCTTACAGAAGGTTTCTTCTGGATACCTTCCTTGGCTGGACCAACAACAATTGCAGCTCGACAAAACGGAAGTGGCATCTCTtggctttttccttttgta GATGGTCATCCACCCCTTGGATGGTCAGATACACTGGCATACCTTGTCTTGCCCGTGTTGCTGGTTTTTACTCAGTACATGTCTGTCCAAATCATGCGGTCATCTCAG AGCAATGATCCAAGCTTGAAGAGTTCCCAAGCAATAACAAAATTCCTACCTCTAATGATTggatatttttccctttctgttCCCTCTGGCCTAAGCCTTTATTG GCTGACAAACAACATTTTGAGCACTGCACAACAAGTATGGCTTCAAAAGTTTGGTGGTGCTGAAAATCCGCTCAAACAATCTGGCAGCAACAACACAATTAAACTAGATGAAACTCGAAATCAGAAGAGTGCATCTGAGTTTATCTCTACCAAGAaggttcaagaaaaggaaaatttgactgtGGAAGGACCCCGCCCTGGTGAAAG GTTCAAGCAAATAAAGGAGCAAGAGGAGAGGAGGCGGCGGGAGAGAGAACAGCAAAAGAAAGATGCAAAACTGGCTGTTAAAGAAATTCCAGTGGCAGATGAAAGGCATGAAAAAGAAACTAGTGTGCAGGAGGTAAATAATGAGACTAGACCACCATTGGTGGATAAGAGCACTGAAGAACCTCAGTATGCGAATAGGACTTATCATTCGTCAAATGGTGGAGCAGTCGTCAATGGCAACCTTTCGAGTCCTGAACTGCAGGAAGACAAGAATGCATCACCTGCTAGGTCAGATAAAGGTGCTGTTGTCACAAATAATGATGTCGAAAGGAGTGATAACTAG
- the LOC115749320 gene encoding photosystem II core complex proteins psbY, chloroplastic, producing MAATVSTMAMLNAKCLATSSSSLPKLNPAKPSVNKPTFLNLPAGLLSASSKPAQTLAGSAIAGAVFSTLGHADPAFAAQQIAELAEGDNRGLALLLPIIPAVAWVLFNILQPALNQINRMRSSKGVIIGLGLGGLAGYGLGPAQEASAAELAAIAEASGSDSRGQLLLFVVAPAILWVLYNILQPALNQINRMRSQ from the coding sequence ATGGCGGCGACGGTGTCCACCATGGCCATGCTCAACGCCAAGTGCTTGGCTACCAGCTCCTCCTCGCTGCCCAAGCTCAACCCCGCAAAGCCCTCCGTCAACAAGCCCACCTTCCTCAACCTCCCCGCGGGCCTCCTCTCCGCCTCCTCCAAGCCGGCCCAAACCCTGGCCGGCTCCGCCATCGCCGGGGCCGTCTTCTCCACGCTCGGCCACGCCGACCCGGCCTTCGCGGCCCAGCAGATCGCCGAGCTGGCCGAGGGCGACAACCGCGGGCTCGCGCTGCTGCTGCCCATCATCCCGGCCGTCGCTTGGGTCCTCTTCAACATCCTCCAACCGGCGCTGAACCAGATCAACCGGATGAGGAGCTCCAAAGGGGTGATcatcgggctcgggctcggcgGGCTCGCCGGGTACGGGCTCGGACCGGCCCAGGAGGCGTCGGCCGCCGAGCTGGCGGCGATCGCCGAGGCCTCAGGAAGCGACAGCAGAGGGCAGCTCTTGCTGTTTGTGGTGGCTCCGGCCATCTTGTGGGTGCTTTACAATATCTTGCAACCGGCTTTGAACCAGATCAACAGGATGAGATCTcagtga